The Mycobacterium paragordonae genome includes a region encoding these proteins:
- a CDS encoding FUSC family protein, whose protein sequence is MTGRYQRARTWTIGSDPGLLRLRLATRTTIALACSLLVMYVLTSAAHQPLTVALLGAVITMIAARSVNEPDPRQQRITMALLPLPAALSIAAAALLTPYQLASDIVFVVVVFVAVYVRRFGARGRALGMVAFMAYFFNLFLRAGVHELPWMILAVLVGTLCTFLMTTYLLPDRPERVLQATIRSLRARMAIVVDTTADVVRNGRLEERRHRRLRVRIARLNETALMVQDQIEDKANPAALWLGQGGDQLAPWLYDAELAVEWVAIAGIRAASEELEIPPATRGDLAAALTELAWAIGLPNSAGLTRAANQAQDILDRQPEPPCEPHHAAVRRLALAIISAATATSEVREQIEHAVTDGATTRDPDEAVAGADSAPDSGSDPDSDPESNEAAHGLLPTTRQAIQASVAASLAIVFGDLVSPARWYWAVIAAFVVFAGTNTWGDILTKGWQRLLGTVLGVPCGILVATLVAGDRTASLVMIFVCLFCAFYFMQLTQSLMAFWITTMLALLYGLLGQFSFDVLLVRIEETAIGAVVGCAVAILVLPTNIGTVLRQDTRDFLAELSALIATSIATMFNHDLPESPTEQARQLDRKLQQVRATAKPLLAGVAGFAGRRSIQRRLRLFRACDRYARILARRSEQYRNPDCPQDLAAAVTAAANQIQRNIDSLVATLDGAHAPSVVSAADALDAAEALARQHDSTFTPTASGPDTQRHPSVLHPLRQIDRAIVASATHLDSEAGLKVSVPQRN, encoded by the coding sequence ATGACCGGGCGCTACCAGCGCGCGCGCACCTGGACCATCGGCTCCGACCCGGGCCTGTTACGGCTGCGGCTGGCTACCCGCACGACGATTGCGTTGGCCTGCTCCCTGCTGGTGATGTATGTCCTGACCAGTGCCGCCCACCAGCCGCTGACCGTCGCCCTGCTGGGTGCCGTGATCACGATGATCGCGGCCCGATCGGTCAACGAGCCCGACCCACGCCAACAACGGATCACGATGGCGTTGTTGCCTTTGCCGGCGGCGTTGTCCATCGCCGCCGCCGCGCTGCTCACGCCGTACCAATTGGCCAGCGACATCGTGTTCGTCGTCGTCGTCTTCGTCGCGGTCTATGTCCGGCGATTCGGTGCCCGCGGCCGGGCGCTCGGCATGGTCGCGTTCATGGCCTACTTCTTCAACCTCTTCCTGCGAGCCGGCGTGCACGAGCTGCCGTGGATGATCCTCGCCGTGTTGGTGGGCACCTTGTGTACCTTCCTGATGACCACCTACCTGCTGCCCGATCGCCCGGAACGCGTGCTGCAGGCCACCATTCGGTCGTTACGCGCGCGGATGGCGATCGTCGTCGACACCACCGCCGATGTGGTGCGAAACGGACGCCTCGAGGAACGGCGCCACCGGCGCCTGCGCGTGCGCATCGCCCGACTCAACGAGACGGCGCTGATGGTGCAGGACCAGATCGAAGACAAAGCCAACCCCGCGGCACTGTGGCTCGGGCAGGGCGGTGATCAGTTGGCGCCGTGGCTCTATGACGCCGAACTCGCTGTGGAATGGGTGGCGATTGCCGGGATTCGCGCGGCATCGGAGGAGTTGGAGATCCCGCCGGCAACGCGCGGCGATCTCGCCGCCGCGCTCACCGAACTCGCCTGGGCCATCGGCCTTCCCAATTCGGCAGGGCTGACCCGCGCGGCGAATCAGGCGCAGGACATCCTGGACCGGCAGCCCGAGCCGCCCTGCGAGCCCCACCATGCCGCGGTGCGCCGCCTTGCCCTGGCGATCATCTCCGCGGCGACAGCGACATCGGAGGTGCGGGAACAGATCGAGCACGCCGTGACCGACGGCGCGACGACGCGGGACCCTGACGAGGCGGTCGCCGGTGCCGACAGTGCACCGGACTCCGGCTCAGACCCGGACTCCGACCCGGAATCCAACGAAGCCGCGCACGGGCTGCTCCCGACCACCCGGCAAGCCATCCAGGCCTCCGTCGCGGCGTCGCTGGCGATCGTGTTCGGGGACCTGGTGTCGCCGGCCCGCTGGTACTGGGCGGTGATCGCCGCGTTCGTGGTGTTCGCCGGAACCAACACCTGGGGCGACATTCTCACCAAGGGCTGGCAGCGGCTGCTGGGCACCGTTCTGGGCGTGCCGTGCGGCATCCTGGTCGCGACGCTCGTCGCCGGCGACCGCACCGCTTCGCTGGTGATGATCTTCGTCTGTCTCTTCTGTGCCTTCTATTTCATGCAGCTGACGCAGAGCCTGATGGCCTTCTGGATCACCACGATGCTCGCCCTGCTGTACGGGCTGCTCGGACAATTCAGTTTCGACGTGCTGCTGGTGCGGATCGAGGAGACCGCAATCGGTGCCGTGGTGGGTTGCGCGGTCGCAATTCTGGTGCTGCCCACCAACATCGGCACCGTGCTGCGCCAGGATACCCGCGATTTTCTGGCCGAATTGTCCGCTCTGATCGCGACGTCCATCGCGACCATGTTCAACCACGACCTACCGGAAAGCCCGACCGAGCAGGCACGCCAGCTCGATCGCAAGCTGCAACAGGTCCGGGCCACCGCGAAGCCGTTGTTGGCCGGCGTCGCCGGATTCGCCGGACGGCGCAGCATCCAGCGCCGGCTGAGACTGTTCCGCGCCTGCGACCGCTACGCCCGCATCCTGGCCCGGCGCAGCGAGCAGTACCGGAATCCGGACTGCCCCCAGGACCTTGCCGCCGCGGTGACGGCTGCCGCCAACCAGATTCAGCGCAACATCGACTCACTGGTGGCTACCCTCGACGGCGCGCACGCCCCCTCCGTCGTCTCTGCCGCCGATGCCCTGGACGCCGCCGAGGCGCTGGCCCGGCAGCACGACAGCACCTTCACCCCGACGGCGTCCGGGCCCGATACGCAACGGCACCCCTCAGTGCTTCATCCGTTGCGTCAGATAGACCGTGCGATCGTCGCCTCGGCAACCCACCTCGACAGCGAAGCGGGCTTGAAAGTTTCTGTACCACAACGCAACTGA
- a CDS encoding alpha/beta fold hydrolase, translating into MPLPLFAGCRALAYLVSLVLVAGAVACSHGPTGRVSYAGAPCPQPNFPGVPQADLGSNYSCGYLSVPENRDDPKSRTIRILVARVKAVNNAPKPDPIVFLAGGPGGAGTLNAPAVVAAGMNADRDVIFVNQRGTVHSDPHLSCPEMDDFETRAVQLAFQAPATADLDAAAVAACRNRLSSSGADFAAYDTRENAADMADLREQLRINEWNVYGVSYGTDLAQQLLRNHPKGIRSMVLDSVVAPHVNIVDHWWDAPASGLAAIFVACANQPACAAAYPNLPTVFVDTVNTLSRNPIEVTTPAPGGEPTHVTIDGFKVVPLVLDWSADPAKVVDIPRMIYQLSRGDGALAAAGIAAAAPSKSERGLLGAGLALGTYCQEMAAWTDPDQALSQARQAMPGLPDSVLRITPTGSWIFRECQAWGLGRSDTADTLPALSKVPTLILSGSFDSSTAPQWVREVTTGLPNSVALRFPGVGHGVIPASACAQQIMTTFLDNPRTDVDQSCIGHVAIPTFSLPSG; encoded by the coding sequence TTGCCCTTGCCACTATTCGCCGGGTGCCGGGCGCTGGCCTACCTGGTGTCGCTGGTCCTGGTCGCGGGCGCCGTCGCCTGTTCCCACGGTCCGACCGGCCGAGTCTCGTATGCGGGCGCGCCGTGCCCGCAACCCAACTTCCCCGGAGTGCCGCAGGCCGATCTGGGCTCGAACTACAGCTGCGGGTACCTCAGCGTGCCGGAGAACCGTGACGACCCCAAGAGCCGGACGATCCGGATTCTCGTCGCACGGGTGAAGGCGGTTAACAACGCACCCAAGCCGGACCCCATCGTGTTCCTGGCCGGCGGCCCCGGCGGCGCCGGGACACTGAACGCACCGGCCGTGGTAGCTGCCGGGATGAACGCCGACCGCGACGTCATCTTCGTCAACCAGCGCGGCACGGTGCACAGCGACCCACACCTGAGCTGTCCGGAGATGGACGACTTCGAAACCCGCGCAGTGCAATTGGCGTTTCAGGCGCCCGCGACCGCGGATCTCGACGCCGCTGCCGTCGCCGCCTGCCGCAACCGGCTGTCGTCCTCGGGTGCCGATTTCGCGGCCTACGACACCCGGGAGAACGCCGCAGATATGGCCGACCTTCGCGAGCAACTGCGCATCAACGAGTGGAACGTCTACGGCGTCTCGTACGGCACCGACCTGGCTCAGCAACTACTGCGCAACCACCCCAAGGGCATCCGGTCAATGGTCCTGGATTCGGTGGTGGCGCCGCACGTGAACATCGTCGATCACTGGTGGGACGCCCCCGCCAGCGGTCTGGCCGCGATCTTCGTGGCGTGTGCCAACCAGCCGGCCTGCGCCGCCGCCTACCCGAACCTGCCGACGGTGTTCGTCGACACCGTGAACACGTTGAGCCGCAACCCAATCGAAGTGACGACGCCGGCCCCGGGGGGTGAGCCCACGCACGTCACCATCGACGGGTTCAAAGTGGTTCCCTTGGTGCTCGATTGGAGCGCCGATCCGGCGAAAGTCGTCGACATCCCGCGGATGATCTATCAACTGTCTCGCGGGGATGGCGCCCTGGCCGCCGCCGGGATCGCCGCGGCCGCCCCATCGAAATCCGAGCGCGGCCTGTTGGGTGCCGGGCTTGCGCTGGGCACGTACTGCCAGGAGATGGCCGCCTGGACCGACCCGGATCAGGCGTTGTCCCAGGCGCGACAGGCGATGCCCGGTTTGCCTGACTCGGTGCTGCGGATCACGCCCACCGGCAGTTGGATATTCCGCGAGTGCCAGGCATGGGGTTTGGGCCGGTCGGACACGGCTGACACACTTCCTGCGTTGAGCAAGGTTCCGACCCTGATCCTGTCGGGTTCATTCGACTCCAGCACCGCGCCGCAATGGGTGAGAGAGGTGACGACGGGGCTGCCCAACTCGGTCGCCTTGCGTTTCCCAGGGGTCGGCCACGGCGTGATTCCGGCATCGGCGTGCGCCCAGCAGATCATGACCACTTTCCTCGACAATCCGCGAACCGATGTCGATCAGTCCTGCATCGGACACGTCGCCATCCCGACATTCAGCCTGCCGTCGGGATGA
- a CDS encoding LpqN/LpqT family lipoprotein: MKDLTAVVATVALSLTLVGCHSETKTEVKTSTSTSTSTSTSTSTSTTTTSATPGAQANKTIADYIREANLKEVPVHHGDPGSPTINLPVPNGWHSVPEGQGAPYGGIVFDAPADPNDAPTIVAIVSKLEGNADPKKIIEYAPGELKNLPEFEGGSPNGKESTLGGFPAWQFGGSYTKNGKKRTVAQKTVVITGPNGLFVLQLDADALDAEAGPLMDATSVIDDQTTITP, encoded by the coding sequence ATGAAGGACCTGACGGCAGTAGTCGCAACGGTGGCACTGAGCCTGACGCTGGTTGGCTGCCACTCCGAAACCAAGACCGAAGTCAAGACATCGACTTCGACGAGCACGTCCACCTCGACGTCGACGTCGACCTCCACGACGACGACCAGCGCAACGCCGGGCGCGCAGGCCAATAAGACCATTGCCGACTACATCCGGGAAGCCAACCTCAAAGAGGTGCCGGTACACCACGGCGACCCCGGCTCCCCGACCATCAACCTGCCGGTACCCAACGGATGGCACTCCGTTCCCGAGGGACAGGGCGCGCCTTACGGCGGCATCGTCTTCGACGCGCCGGCCGACCCCAACGATGCACCCACGATCGTGGCGATCGTCTCCAAGCTCGAAGGCAACGCCGACCCGAAGAAGATCATCGAATATGCGCCCGGTGAATTGAAGAACCTGCCCGAATTCGAGGGTGGCAGCCCGAACGGTAAGGAATCCACCCTCGGCGGCTTCCCGGCGTGGCAGTTCGGCGGCTCCTACACCAAGAACGGCAAGAAGCGCACGGTTGCGCAGAAGACCGTGGTGATCACCGGCCCGAACGGTCTGTTCGTGCTCCAGCTCGACGCCGACGCGCTCGACGCCGAAGCCGGCCCGCTGATGGACGCCACCTCCGTCATCGACGACCAGACCACGATCACCCCCTGA
- a CDS encoding GH92 family glycosyl hydrolase, translating to MRSRRTLRITVAIVAALALFVPFFLLSPTAYDGEPAAVTNPAEHVDTLVGTGTGGDIVGEINNFPGATVPFGMVQYSPDTVGNYAGYDHANERASGFSMTHASVGCPAFGDISMLPTTSPVDSRPWRAWDRIAHDNTESGVPGYYTVQFPDTGVKAELTATTRTGVGRFSYPRDNQPALLHVRSGASLAGNSRAAIQLGEDNTTITGWATSGSFCDKQNTYTVYFAMEFNQPFISYGTWDGYSVYDGARQANSPYSGGYVLFPAGAVLEVRTAISYVSIDGARANLAAERGTFDGVRAAAASAWNDALSRIAVSSRSPGDVTTFYTCLYRSLLHPNTFNDTDGRFIGFDNAIHTVAQGRTQYANFSDWDTYRSLAALQGLLFPKQASDMAQSLVTDAEQSGSLPRWALANAATSQMTGDSVVPLIVNLYTFGAKDFDTASALRFMVSGATRGGAGVDGYVERPGIGAYLQLGYVPQLTEFGPGASITLEWSIDDFAISRFAAALGENGIAAEFQSRAQYWQNLFNPTTGYISPRSPSGLFRDGPGFRESRSAFGQPGYDEGNAEQYLWLVPQNVGGLVTALGGRKAAAERLDRFTKRLNEGPNDPYLWAGNEPGFGVPWLYNYIGRPWQTQRTVDRVRGLFSPTPDGAPGNDDLGAMSSWYVWAALGMYPVTPGTALLAINTPLFDRAVIALPTGQFIRITAPGASGLNRLKYIRGLRVNGEPSDRTYLPESFIRTGGEIAFSLGARPDSWGTAASSAPPSFGAGGSAVTVNVERPLVTIAPGTTGSIRLDAQRMIDGPRDYTVTGTSYAPGITVAPASGPFGDDGAAQVDVAITVAQSVPVGYYQVYLTTTVAGSSRYLTVMVDVAGADSVE from the coding sequence ATGCGGTCCCGAAGGACGCTGAGGATTACCGTTGCCATTGTCGCGGCGCTGGCTCTCTTCGTGCCCTTTTTCCTGCTGTCTCCCACTGCCTACGACGGCGAACCCGCGGCGGTGACGAACCCGGCGGAACATGTCGACACCCTCGTGGGCACCGGTACCGGCGGCGACATCGTCGGGGAGATCAACAATTTCCCGGGCGCCACCGTGCCGTTCGGCATGGTGCAGTACTCGCCGGACACCGTCGGCAATTACGCCGGTTATGACCACGCCAACGAGCGTGCCAGCGGGTTCAGCATGACCCACGCCTCGGTCGGCTGCCCTGCCTTCGGCGACATCTCGATGCTGCCGACCACTAGTCCCGTCGACTCGCGACCGTGGCGGGCCTGGGACCGAATCGCCCACGACAACACCGAGTCCGGCGTCCCGGGCTACTACACGGTGCAGTTTCCCGATACCGGTGTCAAAGCCGAACTCACGGCGACCACCCGAACCGGGGTGGGCCGGTTCAGCTACCCACGCGACAATCAGCCGGCGCTGCTGCACGTGCGCTCGGGTGCGTCACTGGCGGGCAACTCACGCGCGGCCATTCAGCTCGGCGAAGACAACACCACGATCACCGGATGGGCGACCAGCGGCTCGTTCTGCGACAAGCAGAACACCTACACGGTGTATTTCGCGATGGAGTTCAACCAGCCCTTCATCTCCTACGGGACCTGGGACGGCTATTCGGTGTATGACGGCGCCCGGCAGGCGAATTCGCCGTACAGCGGTGGTTACGTGCTGTTCCCGGCGGGCGCGGTGCTCGAGGTGCGAACCGCCATCTCCTACGTGAGCATCGACGGCGCCCGCGCGAATCTGGCCGCCGAGCGCGGAACGTTCGACGGTGTTCGCGCCGCCGCGGCGAGTGCGTGGAACGATGCGCTGTCGCGGATCGCCGTGTCGAGCCGCAGCCCCGGCGACGTCACGACGTTCTACACCTGCCTGTACCGGTCGTTGCTGCATCCCAACACCTTCAACGACACAGACGGCCGCTTCATCGGTTTCGACAACGCGATTCACACAGTGGCACAGGGGCGTACGCAGTATGCCAACTTCTCCGACTGGGACACCTACCGCAGCCTGGCCGCGCTGCAAGGGCTGTTGTTCCCCAAGCAGGCCAGCGACATGGCCCAATCCCTGGTCACCGACGCCGAGCAGAGCGGCTCACTGCCCCGTTGGGCGCTGGCGAATGCCGCGACGAGCCAGATGACCGGCGACAGCGTGGTCCCGCTGATCGTGAACCTATATACGTTCGGGGCCAAAGACTTTGACACCGCGTCGGCTCTGCGCTTCATGGTCAGCGGAGCGACCCGGGGCGGTGCCGGTGTCGACGGCTACGTCGAACGGCCGGGGATCGGTGCCTATCTGCAGCTGGGTTATGTCCCACAGCTCACCGAATTCGGGCCGGGCGCCTCGATCACGCTGGAGTGGTCCATCGATGATTTCGCCATCTCCCGGTTCGCGGCCGCGTTGGGGGAGAACGGGATTGCCGCTGAGTTTCAGAGCCGGGCGCAGTACTGGCAGAACCTGTTCAATCCCACGACCGGTTATATCTCACCGCGCAGCCCGAGCGGTCTGTTCCGCGACGGCCCGGGGTTCCGGGAGTCGAGGTCGGCCTTCGGTCAGCCGGGTTACGACGAAGGCAACGCCGAGCAGTACCTCTGGCTGGTGCCACAGAACGTTGGCGGCCTGGTCACCGCGCTCGGGGGGCGCAAGGCGGCAGCGGAGCGCCTAGACCGATTCACCAAGCGTCTCAACGAGGGACCCAACGACCCGTATCTGTGGGCCGGCAATGAGCCGGGCTTCGGGGTTCCGTGGCTGTACAACTACATCGGCCGGCCGTGGCAGACGCAACGCACCGTCGACCGGGTCCGCGGGCTGTTCAGCCCGACTCCTGATGGCGCCCCGGGCAATGACGACCTCGGCGCGATGTCCAGCTGGTACGTCTGGGCCGCTCTCGGGATGTACCCGGTCACCCCGGGTACTGCGCTGCTCGCCATCAACACACCGCTGTTCGATCGCGCGGTCATCGCTTTGCCGACAGGACAATTCATTCGGATCACCGCGCCGGGCGCCTCGGGTCTCAACCGCCTGAAGTACATCAGAGGTCTGCGCGTCAACGGCGAACCGAGTGACCGGACGTATCTGCCCGAGTCGTTTATCCGCACCGGCGGCGAGATTGCGTTCTCGCTCGGGGCGCGGCCCGACAGCTGGGGCACCGCCGCATCCTCGGCGCCTCCGTCGTTCGGCGCGGGTGGTTCGGCGGTGACGGTCAACGTCGAGCGTCCGCTCGTGACGATCGCGCCCGGGACGACCGGCTCGATACGGCTGGACGCGCAACGGATGATCGACGGGCCCCGCGATTACACGGTCACCGGTACGTCGTATGCGCCGGGAATCACGGTCGCACCGGCCTCCGGCCCTTTCGGGGACGATGGCGCCGCGCAAGTGGACGTCGCAATCACGGTGGCGCAGTCGGTACCCGTGGGTTACTACCAGGTGTATCTGACCACGACCGTCGCAGGGAGCAGCAGATATCTGACCGTCATGGTCGACGTCGCGGGGGCGGATTCGGTCGAATAG